The Prunus persica cultivar Lovell chromosome G8, Prunus_persica_NCBIv2, whole genome shotgun sequence genome includes a region encoding these proteins:
- the LOC109946265 gene encoding glycine-rich cell wall structural protein 1.8-like yields the protein MKMGMENSKFFLILIVFVAFLVGSQGVGDKEKKGELYNAKDGGYGGGPDGGYGGGPGGGYGGGHGGGPDGGHGGGPGGGPDGGHGGGPDGGYGGGPGGGHGGGPGGGYGGGHGGGPDGGHGGGPGGGPDGGHGGGPDGGYGGGPDGGYGGGPFGGYGGGPFGGYGGPFGGYGGGFPLLGGLPLLGGLPLLGGLPFLGGLPLPFGRLGGLPLPFGRHGRGFSSGIQGTKGNGEKGDYGAKGDFLNPKGDYGGKGDFPNPRGDYGGEGDIPNPKGDYGGKENIPYPKGDHGEKGDIPYPKGDYGRKGGFPNPKSDYGGGKGDIPNPKGDYGGKGDVPKGDGGAGGGQYP from the coding sequence ATGAAAATGGGTAtggagaattcaaagttcttTCTCATTCTCATAGTATTTGTGGCATTTCTGGTGGGTTCTCAAGGTGTAGGtgacaaggaaaagaaaggggAGCTCTATAATGCTAAAGATGGAGGGTATGGAGGAGGGCCTGATGGAGGGTATGGAGGAGGGCCTGGTGGAGGGTATGGAGGGGGGCATGGAGGAGGGCCTGATGGAGGGCATGGGGGAGGGCCTGGAGGAGGGCCTGATGGAGGGCATGGAGGTGGGCCTGATGGAGGATATGGAGGAGGGCCTGGTGGAGGGCATGGAGGAGGGCCTGGTGGAGGGTATGGAGGGGGGCATGGAGGAGGGCCTGATGGAGGGCATGGAGGAGGGCCTGGAGGAGGGCCTGATGGAGGGCATGGAGGTGGGCCTGATGGAGGATATGGTGGAGGGCCTGATGGAGGATATGGAGGGGGGCCATTTGGAGGATATGGAGGAGGTCCATTTGGAGGATATGGGGGTCCATTTGGTGGCTACGGAGGAGGCTTTCCATTACTTGGGGGGCTTCCATTACTTGGGGGTCTTCCTTTGCTTGGAGGGCTTCCATTCCTTGGGGGGCTTCCACTTCCTTTTGGAAGGCTTGGGGGGCTTCCACTTCCTTTTGGAAGGCATGGGCGCGGATTTAGTTCTGGCATCCAGGGGACTAAAGGTAATGGTGAGAAAGGAGATTATGGCGCGAAGGGAGACTTTCTTAACCCTAAAGGTGATTATGGCGGGAAGGGAGACTTTCCTAACCCTAGAGGAGATTATGGAGGAGAGGGAGACATCCCTAACCCTAAAGGAGATTATGGCGGGAAGGAAAACATTCCATACCCTAAAGGAGATCATGGTGAGAAGGGAGACATTCCATACCCTAAAGGTGATTACGGCCGGAAGGGAGGCTTTCCTAACCCGAAAAGCGATTATGGCGGGGGGAAGGGAGACATTCCTAACCCTAAAGGAGATTATGGTGGGAAAGGAGACGTGCCTAAAGGAGATGGTGGAGCTGGTGGTGGCCAGTATCCATAG
- the LOC18767291 gene encoding oleoyl-acyl carrier protein thioesterase 1, chloroplastic: MLKLTTYTGADQIHGVAQCHSLGPSKPNPTFPRRKDGISLVPCTSAPSKTPVLAVVSDRGAGSVRSETGPGRVEHSVSLADRLRQGSLAEDGKSYKECFIVRCYEVGINKTATVETIANLLQEVGCNHAQVVGFSTDGFATTTTMRKMHLIWVTARMHIEIYKYPAWSDVVEIETWCQGEGRIGTRRDWIMKDYATGQVIGRATSKWVMMNQDTRRLQKVSDDVREEHLVFAPRELRLAFPEPNNSSLRKIAKLEDPAPYSRLGLVPRRADLDMNQHVNNVAYIGWVLESMPQEIIDGYELQTITLDYRRECQRDDIVDSLTNVEPLEDGPAISGLEGTNGSPAATEDTKDYCQFLHLLRLSGDGSEINRGRTVWREKPAR, from the exons atgtTGAAGCTCACAACGTACACTGGAGCGGACCAAATTCATGGCGTGGCCCAATGCCACTCCTTGGGCCCATCGAAACCCAACCCCACTTTCCCTCGCCGGAAAGACGGCATTTCTCTTGTGCCATGCACTTCTGCGCCTTCGAAAACGCCGGTGCTCGCCGTCGTTTCGGACCGGGGGGCCGGGAGTGTGCGCTCGGAGACTGGACCGGGTCGGGTCGAGCATTCGGTTAGCCTGGCGGACCGGTTGAGGCAGGGGAGCTTGGCGGAGGACGGGAAGTCATATAAGGAGTGCTTTATAGTGAGGTGCTATGAGGTTGGGATTAACAAGACTGCCACTGTTGAGACCATTGCCAATCTCTTGCAG GAGGTTGGATGCAACCACGCTCAAGTTGTTGGCTTTTCAACTGATGGTTTTgcgaccaccaccaccatgagGAAAATGCATCTCATATGGGTTACTGCTCGCATGCATATTGAAATCTACAAATATCCAGCTTG GAGTGATGTTGTTGAAATAGAAACATGGTGCCAAGGGGAAGGGAGAATTGGTACTAGACGTGATTGGATAATGAAGGACTATGCCACTGGTCAAGTCATTGGAAGAGCAACAAG TAAGTGGGTGATGATGAACCAAGACACTAGGCGACTTCAGAAAGTCAGTGATGATGTTCGGGAAGAGCATTTAGTATTTGCTCCACGAGAACTGAG GTTAGCCTTTCCAGAGCCTAACAATAGTAGCTTGAGGAAAATAGCTAAACTGGAAGATCCTGCTCCATATTCCAGACTGGGACTTGTG CCAAGGAGAGCAGATCTGGACATGAACCAGCATGTTAATAATGTCGCCTACATCGGATGGGTTCTAGAG AGCATGCCTCAAGAAATCATTGATGGCTATGAACTGCAAACAATCACCTTAGATTACAGGCGGGAGTGTCAACGGGATGACATAGTTGATTCCCTTACAAATGTGGAACCTTTAGAGGATGGTCCAGCTATTTCAGGCTTAGAAGGAACAAATGGATCTCCTGCTGCAACAGAAGATACAAAGGACTATTGTCAGTTTTTGCATCTACTAAGATTATCAGGTGATGGTTCAGAAATAAACCGGGGACGAACTGTCTGGAGAGAAAAACCTGCAAGATGA